GAGCGTGGGGATGACGGTGGCCAGCCGCTCCGCGCGCCGCGCGTGAAAGCCGGGCGCGCGCCGCGCGGGCGCGCCCCAGACGATGAAGCGGCGCCGGTCGCGCGCGAACGACAGTGCGAGCGGAAGCAGGCGGAACAGCAGGAACAGCGTGCGCATCTGTGACCGGAGCGTGAAACGAGAGCGCACCGCGGCATCGGCGCGCGGTGCGTGTCCCTGTACCCGCGCCGCGAGCGGGGGTTCGCGGCGCCTGACTCATGTTCCGGCCAACCCGAACAACTCCACGCATTTCAAGGCATACCGATTCCTCCACACTTGCCAATTTTCGATCTGCCCGCAGTATTTCACATGAACACCCAAACCCGTGGACAAAATGGACCTGCGCGACCGAATCACGATCGAGCCTGGGAAGCGGAGCGGGAAACCGTGCATTCGCGGTCTCAGGATCACTGTGCAGGACGTCCTGGAATACCTCGCTTCGGGTATGACGGAACACGAGATCCTGGAGGACTTCCCGTATCTGGAGCATGACGACATTCGCGCCTGCCTCGCATTCGCCGCGGACCGTGAACGGCGGCTGATGGCCGGTCCTGGTCTGTGAAGCTCCTGTTCGACGAGAATCTTTCGCCTCGCCTCGTTTCACTCCTGGCGGACATCTATCCCGGGGCCGCCCACATCCACGACCTGGGAATGGGCCAGGCTCAGGATGTCGATATCTGGAGTTTTGCCGGGGCGGAGGGGTACACGATCGTCTCGAAGGATTGGGATTACCAGCAGCTCAGCTTCAGATTCGGGCAACCTCCCAAGGTGATCCTGCTCCGGATCGGGAACTGCTCCGTTCGCGATTCCGCGAGACTCCTCCGCGAGCGCTACATTCTCGTCCGTCACTTCCATGAAGACGATACCGCCGCGCTGCTGACGCTGGGCTGAGGGTGCATTGGAGCAAGCAAATCGGGCGCGGAGGCGATGGCCCCCGCGCCCGATCTTCTTCACCCGAACCGTCTACCTGTGTTGCGGCTCAGCGAAGCCGGAGAGCGAGTAGTCGACCACGAATTCCACCACGCTCCGCAGCTGGGGAGAGCAGTTCTTGAACTCCAGCAGTTCCAGCACTCGCTCACCGTGCTTTTTCAGCGCCTCGCCGATCAGGACGTGCACGAACGACTGCGTGGCGTAAGCAACGGCGCCGAAATCGAGCGTCACCTCCTCGCCGTGGTCCAGCGCGGGAAGGATCACGTCGGCGCGCAGCATCCGGGCGTAATCCTTGTCCTCCGCGAACCCGGCGGCGCCGGCGGCGATGGAGATCATGGTGCTCATGTGAACCGGAGCTCCTCTCCAGCCTTCAGTTCTGGATCGCGGTGACGGCGCCGTCCTCAAAGTAAACATAGCCGCTGCCATACTCGCCGTACACCCACTGCTCGTGCACGCCGAAGCTGTAGGTGGTCCGGTTCACGTGGTTGGGGCGGCCCCATGCGGCGATCACCCGGTCGTGGTCGAAGCCGATGCGGACCTGCCGGCACGCGATGGTCGCGAGATCGCTCGTCCCCCACGCGGAGTGCTGGTCCAGCAGGCGCCGCACCTTCGATCGCGAGGGCGAACACGACGCCTGCGCGATGACCTCGTCCTCCTGCGAGCGGCGGCTCTGCGCCTGCAACTCGCGGTCGGAGGCCACCTGCGCCGCGTCCGCCCGGCGGTGGAGCGTGGTGGCGCGGCGCGACTGCGCGGGCGTGAGCGGATCGTGAAGGATGAGCATCGCGCTGGCGGCAACCGGGAACCCGTGCGGAAGATACGACTGCGGTCTGAGCAGCGCCTCGGCCGAGTCGAGGCGCGTCTCCACGACGGCCGCATGCAGCATAGAATCGTGCGCGAACGTGAACTCGCGCGCATGCACAAGGTCATCCAGGCGCAGCCGCTCCTCGGGCGTCAGCGAGCCTTTCCGGGCCCAGAGCGCCACGGCGGTAACGCTGTCGCTCTGGCGCGCCGCATCTTGCCCCACGAACGCCGAAGCCGTCGACGAGGGCAGCGAGGCTCCGCCGCTTCCGTCCTTCGCCACCGATGCGATCACCATCAACAGAAACAGAAGGACGCAGAACCCGCCGAGCCACAATCCGTACGGCGGCTCGCTCTCCGCCTGTTGCGACACCGCGGCCGGAGTGGGATCGGTTACGGGCTGCGGCTCGTCGCGCGGAGCTCGCGCGCCGCAGTGCGCGCAGAAGTTATCCATGACATCGGTGCCGCATTGCGTACAGATTTTCGCCATGTTCCGGGAAGGATCAATCGAGGGGAGGGAAAATCGCGGGAGAGAAACATCAATTTATCGCGATCTTCGCTTTCGCTCCAGTCGCGCGTGTCGGGACGCCGCATCTGTCGGGCGCGGAGGCAACAGCCCCTGCGCCCGATGCCGTTGCTGCGAACCGGCTCCAGCTACTCGAGATCAGGCGGCATGGGCGGGTCCGGCGGCTCCGCCAGGGCGTTGTTCACCACGAGCTCCACCAGGCCGCGCAGCTGGGGCGAGCAGTTCCGGAACTCCAGCCGCTCCAGCAGCGTCTCGCCGTGCTCCTTCAGCGCCTGGCCGATGAGGATGTCCACGAACGGCTGCGTGGATTCGCGGGCGTGCCCGAACTCCAGCGTCACGTGCTCGCCGCGGTCCAGAGCGGGGGTGATCAGCGTGGCGCGGAGGTCGCGCGCGTGAGCGACGTCCTTGGCCACCCCGTCCGGACCGGGCTGGATGACGACGGTGATGCTCATGGAAACCGGCCTGGTTCGGGGGAGCGGCGCTGGGATCTGCCTCGTTGCCGATGAGGAAGCAAATACGCCGGGCGCCGCATCGCAATGATCCGGGGGATGACGAGACGCGGATCGGGCGCGGAGGCGATTGCCTCCGCGCCCGATTCCATGCTGCGCGCCACCGGTCCGTCGCCCGCGCTCAGTCGGCCAGGCCCAGGAACTCGCGCACGCGGTCGGCGATGCTGGCCTGCTGCTCTTCGGTGCAGCGGAAGGCCAGGAGCTGGCCCTTGCGGTTGGCGCTGGTGCCGAAGACCACCGAGGCGATGCGCGTGCCGGTGCTGGGGTCGCGCGTGGCCAGCAGCTGGATGGCGTTCGCGCCGATCTTGCCCGCGCGGCGCTTGGCGGCGTTGATCATCTGCGACTCGCTGGTCATGTCCGCGTCGCCCTCGGTGCTGATCAGGGCGTAGCGCTGGCACGACGCGGGAACGGTGTCGTTCGCCAGGTACACGTGCACCTGCTCCTCGGGCACGGGGGCCAGGTTCTGGCGCGGGGCGATGTAGGTGGCGGTGGCCTGCACGCAGGCGCCGGCGGCGAGCGGCATCAGGAGCGCCGCGAAGGCATGGAACCGCATTTTGGCACTTCCTCCGGGTGTTGAGATGAGGCAGGTGGGAATCTCACCGGGGCCGAGGGGCCGGCCCGCCGCAATATGGAAGGCAACAGACGTTCCCCGCGACCGGCAGATGCCGCGCGCGGGCAAGTGACTGGGGCGCAATTCGTTGGGTGTTTTGCCGGCAGGAGGTGCGACGAAGACGCGTCCACGGCGAGGGAAAAGCGGTGTCCTTTTCCGCAGACACACGCGGATTCCGTAGACGGCAATCGGGGCTCGAATCTCCGCGGACAGGCGGGTCCGGCCGGCCGCCCGAGCGGGTGTGACGAAAGGAACGGGCGGCGTGGCGAGTGGCGGAGACGGGGGATGAATCGTCGCCTGCGTCAGCGCGAACGACGGCGGAGCGCCAGGATGGCGAGCAGCGCGCCCGTTCCCTCCACCGCGCCGAAGAGGAGGATGAGCGGCTCGGCGCTCCCTCACCGGCGACTGAAGTCGCAGCAACAACTACGGAAAGCCTCGCAAACTGCGCGAGGCTGTTCGGCTCACGACCCCGCTACCGAACTTCAACAGCCTTGAGCGAGGCAGTCGGGCTCCTGGAAGCCGCGCGGCTCGATCTGCACGGTCAGGTGGTGGAGGCCGAATCGCTGCTGCAGGACCTGGTGCACGTCGGCCAGGATCTCGCCGGAAAAGCGGCGCTCGTCGCGGCCGCCGACCACCACGTGGCAGGAGAGCGCCTCGAGGCCGCTGGTGATGGTCCACACGTGCAGGTCGTGCACCTCCTCCACGTCCGGCACCTCCATCAGCGCGCCGCGGACGGCGTCCACGTCGATGTGCGCGGGCGTTCCCTCCAGCAGCACGCCCACGCTGTCGCGCAGCAGTCCCCAGCTGCTCCAGATCACCAGCACGCCGATCAGGATGGAGACGGCCGGGTCGGCCCAGAGCCAGCCGAACGCCCAGACCAGGATCCCCCCCGCGATCACGCCCACGTTGCCGAACGCGTCGGTCAGCAGGTGCAGCCAGGCGCCGCGGATGTTCAGCGAGTGCTCGCGCCCGGAGTGCAGCGCCGCCGCGCCGATCCCGTTCACCAGCAGCCCGCCGATGGCGATCCACATCACCAGCATGCCCTCCACGGGCTGCGGCGCGCGGAGCCGCACCCAGGCCTCGTAGAAGATGTAGACGGAGATGGAGATGAGGGTGGCCGCGTTGGCCAGCGCCGCCAGGATCTCGGTGCGGTACCAGCCGTAGGTGCGGCGGTCGGTGGCCGGGCGCCGGGCGATCCAGATGGCGAAGAGCGAGAGCGCCAGCGCGCCCACGTCCGACAGCATGTGCCCCGCGTCGGCCAGCAGGGCCAGCGAGTTGGCGAGGTATCCCCCCACCACCTCGGCCACCAGATACGCCACCTGCAGCACCAGCGTGAACGCCAGCCGCCGCGAGTTCTCGCGCCCGATCTCGGCGTGCGAGTGCCCGTGGTGGTGATGGTGGTGCCCGTGGCCGTGGTGGTGCCCTGCGCCCATCGATTCTATCGGGTATGCCGTCGGATTCGTGACCGGGAGTGCCTGGTGCCAAGTGCCTAGTGCCTGGTGCCACCGTTGCTTTTACTTGGCACTGGGGACTTGGCACTAGGCACTTCTTCCGGTGGCGTGCGGATGCCACGAATCAGGAAGAAGAGGCCGACCAGCGCGGTCAGCAGGCTCAGCACCTGGCCCATCGTCAGCGGGCCCAGGACGGTGCCCAGCGTGTCGCCGTTCCCCGTGAACTGCGCGTCCGGCTGGCGGAAGAGCTCCAGGAAGGTGCGGACCAGGCCGTAGCAGACCAGGAAGAGCCCGCCGTACGCGCCGTCGCCCCAGCGCACGCCGCGCCGGCGGTTCCAGAGGAAGACGCCCCAGACGACCATGCCGGTGAACGCGCCCTCGCCCAGCGCCTCGTACAGCTGCGACGGGTGGCGGAGCGGTACCTGGCTCTTCACCCGGTCCCACATCCCCGAGTCGTACGCGCGGTCGATGGCGATCTCCCGCTCGCGCAGCCCGCCGCCCGCGCCGAGCAGCTCCGCCGCCTTCGGATCGGTGGGAAAGCGCATCGCCCATGGCACCGACGCATCGGCGATCCGGCCGTACAGCTCGCCGTTGATGAAGTTGGCGATGCGTACGGCGAAGATGCCGGGCGTGACGGCCAGTGCCAGCCCGTCGCCCACGTTCTTCCAGGGAACGCGCTGCTTCCGCGCGAACCAGGCGCCGGCCAGGATGGCGCCCACCATCCCCCCGTGAAAGGCCAGCCCGCCCGTCCAGATCTTGAAGATGTCGAGCGGGTGCGCGGCGAAGCGGGGAAAGTCGTAGAACAGGATGTAGCCGATGCGCCCGCCCAGGATCACCCCCAGCACGAGCGCGAAGATCAGGTCGCCGATGGCGTCGGGCTCGAGCCGCAGGAACCCGCTCCGCGCCAGGCGGCGCAGGAGAAGGTAGGCCGCGCCGAAGCCCACCATGTAGCCCAGCCCGTACCACCGCACGTCCAGCGGTCCGGGAAGGTCGATGGCGACCGGGTCGATGTGGGGATAGGGAATTTCGAGCAGGGCCAGGGAGGCCGCGGCGGCAATGCCGGTCAACGCGCGCTCTCCCCGGCCGTCGGTGCGGCGGGCTTACTTCGCGGCCGCCGGAGCGGCGCCTGCGTGCGCCTCGGCCTCGGCCTGGTGCATCTCCACCAGCGCGCGGTCGGGCGAGCCCTTGGTCATGTTCTCGGCCACGCGGCGGTACAGCTCGGCCGCGCCGCGCCAGTCGCTGGCCTGCTCG
The Longimicrobium sp. DNA segment above includes these coding regions:
- a CDS encoding DUF433 domain-containing protein — translated: MDLRDRITIEPGKRSGKPCIRGLRITVQDVLEYLASGMTEHEILEDFPYLEHDDIRACLAFAADRERRLMAGPGL
- a CDS encoding DUF5615 family PIN-like protein, encoding MKLLFDENLSPRLVSLLADIYPGAAHIHDLGMGQAQDVDIWSFAGAEGYTIVSKDWDYQQLSFRFGQPPKVILLRIGNCSVRDSARLLRERYILVRHFHEDDTAALLTLG
- a CDS encoding STAS-like domain-containing protein, with translation MSTMISIAAGAAGFAEDKDYARMLRADVILPALDHGEEVTLDFGAVAYATQSFVHVLIGEALKKHGERVLELLEFKNCSPQLRSVVEFVVDYSLSGFAEPQHR
- a CDS encoding zinc ribbon domain-containing protein; this translates as MAKICTQCGTDVMDNFCAHCGARAPRDEPQPVTDPTPAAVSQQAESEPPYGLWLGGFCVLLFLLMVIASVAKDGSGGASLPSSTASAFVGQDAARQSDSVTAVALWARKGSLTPEERLRLDDLVHAREFTFAHDSMLHAAVVETRLDSAEALLRPQSYLPHGFPVAASAMLILHDPLTPAQSRRATTLHRRADAAQVASDRELQAQSRRSQEDEVIAQASCSPSRSKVRRLLDQHSAWGTSDLATIACRQVRIGFDHDRVIAAWGRPNHVNRTTYSFGVHEQWVYGEYGSGYVYFEDGAVTAIQN
- a CDS encoding STAS-like domain-containing protein, giving the protein MSITVVIQPGPDGVAKDVAHARDLRATLITPALDRGEHVTLEFGHARESTQPFVDILIGQALKEHGETLLERLEFRNCSPQLRGLVELVVNNALAEPPDPPMPPDLE
- a CDS encoding cation diffusion facilitator family transporter, with the protein product MGAGHHHGHGHHHHHHGHSHAEIGRENSRRLAFTLVLQVAYLVAEVVGGYLANSLALLADAGHMLSDVGALALSLFAIWIARRPATDRRTYGWYRTEILAALANAATLISISVYIFYEAWVRLRAPQPVEGMLVMWIAIGGLLVNGIGAAALHSGREHSLNIRGAWLHLLTDAFGNVGVIAGGILVWAFGWLWADPAVSILIGVLVIWSSWGLLRDSVGVLLEGTPAHIDVDAVRGALMEVPDVEEVHDLHVWTITSGLEALSCHVVVGGRDERRFSGEILADVHQVLQQRFGLHHLTVQIEPRGFQEPDCLAQGC
- the lgt gene encoding prolipoprotein diacylglyceryl transferase codes for the protein MTGIAAAASLALLEIPYPHIDPVAIDLPGPLDVRWYGLGYMVGFGAAYLLLRRLARSGFLRLEPDAIGDLIFALVLGVILGGRIGYILFYDFPRFAAHPLDIFKIWTGGLAFHGGMVGAILAGAWFARKQRVPWKNVGDGLALAVTPGIFAVRIANFINGELYGRIADASVPWAMRFPTDPKAAELLGAGGGLREREIAIDRAYDSGMWDRVKSQVPLRHPSQLYEALGEGAFTGMVVWGVFLWNRRRGVRWGDGAYGGLFLVCYGLVRTFLELFRQPDAQFTGNGDTLGTVLGPLTMGQVLSLLTALVGLFFLIRGIRTPPEEVPSAKSPVPSKSNGGTRH